Proteins encoded within one genomic window of Desulfuromonadaceae bacterium:
- a CDS encoding B12-binding domain-containing radical SAM protein has translation MMQLDTRKILLVHPLGYSAEAAGSDISRMANIMPPLGLASIAAYLEREHFSADIIDCYAHPDSDAKISTYLQTQRPAWLGFSCTTSSFLDAVRLARLAKSILPEIRAVFGGAHVSALKGQLLNDYPAVDIVVIGEGEETLRELLEKGFDQAATVAGLVWRNAAGGAESNGYRSAALELDSLPFPAYEKLAGYPEAYTLPLFNYPKAPSTSCISSRGCPYACTYCDRSVFQRTFRHNSAAYLFRHVKYLHERFGIRHINFYDDQFTFKRQRVEEFCQLMINNPLGMTFNCAVRAEHIDFELLKLMKAAGCWMVSLGIESGDEELLARHRQNANLDMLADKIRLIKKAGIRTKGLLMMGLPGETEESIRRSMEYVFSLPIDDFNLSKFTPFPGSPIYETIHELGEFDEDWEKMDCMRFQFVPHGMQKDRLEELFILFYKTHFQRPKVLLGYVAMMWKSPDSWKRFLANLGSFLRFAKSNDRLGEGKS, from the coding sequence ATGATGCAACTCGACACCCGAAAAATATTACTGGTTCATCCCCTCGGCTACAGCGCTGAAGCGGCCGGAAGTGACATCTCGCGAATGGCGAATATCATGCCGCCGCTGGGGTTGGCGAGTATCGCCGCTTATCTGGAGCGTGAGCACTTTAGCGCGGATATCATCGACTGTTATGCCCATCCCGATTCAGATGCGAAGATTTCCACCTATCTCCAGACGCAGCGTCCGGCGTGGCTCGGGTTCAGCTGCACCACCTCATCGTTTCTCGATGCCGTGCGTCTGGCCAGACTGGCAAAGTCGATCCTGCCCGAAATCCGTGCGGTCTTTGGTGGCGCGCATGTGTCGGCGCTCAAGGGGCAACTGCTCAACGATTATCCGGCTGTCGATATCGTGGTGATCGGCGAGGGGGAAGAGACGTTACGCGAACTGCTGGAGAAGGGGTTCGACCAGGCCGCGACGGTAGCGGGACTGGTGTGGCGCAATGCTGCCGGGGGGGCGGAATCGAACGGTTATCGCTCTGCGGCGCTGGAGCTTGACAGCCTGCCCTTTCCGGCCTACGAAAAGCTCGCCGGTTATCCCGAGGCCTACACGTTGCCGCTCTTCAACTATCCGAAAGCGCCAAGCACCAGCTGTATTTCGAGCCGTGGCTGTCCTTACGCCTGTACCTATTGTGATCGTTCCGTCTTTCAGCGGACGTTTCGGCATAACTCGGCCGCTTATCTCTTCCGCCACGTCAAATATCTGCATGAACGTTTCGGCATTCGGCATATCAATTTTTACGATGATCAGTTCACTTTCAAGCGGCAACGGGTCGAGGAATTCTGTCAGCTGATGATCAATAATCCGCTCGGGATGACGTTCAATTGCGCGGTGCGCGCCGAGCATATCGATTTTGAACTGCTCAAACTGATGAAGGCCGCCGGGTGCTGGATGGTCAGCCTTGGCATCGAGTCGGGCGATGAAGAATTGCTGGCGCGGCATCGTCAGAACGCCAACCTCGATATGCTGGCCGACAAGATTCGCCTGATCAAAAAGGCCGGTATCCGCACCAAGGGGCTGTTGATGATGGGGTTGCCGGGGGAGACCGAGGAAAGCATTCGCCGCAGCATGGAGTATGTCTTCTCGTTGCCGATCGATGATTTCAACCTCTCTAAATTTACCCCGTTCCCCGGTTCACCGATCTACGAGACGATCCATGAGCTCGGCGAGTTTGACGAGGATTGGGAAAAGATGGACTGCATGCGCTTCCAGTTCGTACCGCACGGCATGCAGAAGGACCGTCTGGAGGAACTCTTCATCCTCTTTTACAAGACCCACTTTCAACGTCCGAAGGTGTTGCTCGGCTACGTGGCGATGATGTGGAAATCGCCTGACAGCTGGAAACGCTTTCTCGCTAATCTTGGTTCGTTTTTACGCTTTGCCAAAAGTAACGACCGGCTCGGGGAGGGCAAGTCCTGA
- a CDS encoding beta-ketoacyl synthase chain length factor has translation MRMAISGIGISGGFGCGVAALRQALQRGVVEPRQCSVERNGATDTFPAYRTSIEGLDEFIPKRALRRIDHFSKMTLHSACLALQDAGLSGGDLSRLGVIIATGYGALKTTFDFLDSYLDFGYSCSSPTHFSNSVHNAAAAHVSMHFKTTAPSLTVTQFEMSVPSALLTAQLWLAEGRVDQVLFGTIDEYCAVLRYCRRQFFATGEQGPLQPFTFAEQSAVVGEGAAFFVLSRGEEDARYGAIDAVTLGNHAVVPLTLPHDDLLIIGADGHAECGRWYAQALTDRAVAAYAPLYGSFPAAAGFDLAVAALSQQDGLLYASPATAGAADSALQVVAARRPLGKANIACLKFGPGGDYGLIRLSR, from the coding sequence ATGCGCATGGCGATTTCCGGCATAGGTATCTCCGGCGGGTTTGGCTGCGGCGTTGCGGCGTTGCGGCAGGCATTGCAGCGTGGCGTGGTCGAACCCCGGCAATGCAGTGTGGAGCGCAATGGCGCAACCGACACCTTTCCCGCCTATCGAACCTCAATTGAAGGGCTGGACGAGTTTATCCCCAAACGGGCATTGCGCCGCATCGATCATTTTTCAAAAATGACGCTGCATAGTGCCTGTCTGGCGTTGCAGGACGCCGGGTTGTCCGGCGGCGATCTCTCCCGCCTGGGGGTCATCATTGCCACCGGCTACGGGGCGTTGAAAACAACCTTCGATTTTCTCGATTCGTATCTCGACTTTGGCTATTCCTGTAGTTCTCCGACCCACTTTTCCAATTCGGTGCATAACGCTGCGGCGGCGCATGTATCGATGCACTTTAAGACGACGGCACCGAGTCTGACCGTGACCCAGTTCGAAATGTCGGTTCCGTCAGCGTTGCTGACGGCGCAGTTGTGGCTGGCCGAAGGGCGGGTCGATCAGGTGCTGTTCGGAACGATCGATGAATACTGCGCAGTGCTGCGCTATTGTCGCAGACAGTTTTTTGCAACAGGTGAACAGGGTCCGCTGCAACCGTTTACCTTTGCTGAACAGAGTGCCGTGGTTGGCGAAGGGGCCGCCTTTTTTGTCCTGAGCCGGGGGGAAGAAGATGCCCGTTACGGAGCGATTGATGCCGTTACCCTGGGTAATCATGCCGTTGTTCCACTGACCCTGCCGCACGATGATCTGTTGATCATCGGTGCCGATGGTCATGCGGAGTGTGGCCGCTGGTATGCGCAGGCGCTGACCGACCGCGCGGTGGCCGCGTATGCACCGTTGTACGGCAGCTTTCCGGCGGCTGCCGGGTTTGACCTGGCGGTCGCCGCGCTGTCACAGCAAGACGGGCTTCTCTACGCCAGTCCGGCGACGGCTGGCGCCGCGGACTCAGCACTACAAGTTGTCGCGGCCCGGCGACCGCTGGGGAAAGCAAATATCGCCTGTCTGAAATTCGGACCGGGTGGCGACTACGGTTTGATCCGGTTGTCACGCTGA
- a CDS encoding ATP-binding cassette domain-containing protein translates to MTLPAGDNVIATQDLVKRYPGADQAALNGLTLQVARGTVFGLLGPNGAGKTTAISTLCTLLRPTAGTATVLGHDVVREADAVRRLIGLVPQDIALYPSLTARENLRYFARMVRVPGRRIEARVSECLELVGLLDCADRRIATYSGGMKRRANLAVGILHQPDILFLDEPTVGIDAQSRNLILERLAELNRAGMTLLYTTHYMEEAQQLCDQIAIIDAGRIIASGAPAQLVAAADDCANLEDLFLALTGKQLRD, encoded by the coding sequence ATGACTTTACCTGCCGGCGACAATGTCATTGCGACCCAGGATCTGGTGAAACGCTATCCCGGTGCCGACCAGGCGGCGCTCAATGGCCTGACTTTGCAGGTCGCGCGCGGGACGGTTTTCGGTCTGCTCGGCCCCAACGGGGCGGGGAAGACGACGGCGATCTCGACGCTCTGCACCTTGTTGCGGCCGACCGCCGGGACGGCGACGGTACTGGGACACGATGTGGTGCGCGAGGCCGATGCGGTACGGCGGTTGATCGGTCTGGTGCCGCAGGATATCGCGCTTTATCCGAGTCTGACGGCGCGCGAAAATCTGCGCTACTTTGCCCGGATGGTGCGGGTTCCGGGGCGGCGGATTGAAGCGCGGGTCAGCGAGTGTCTGGAACTGGTCGGGCTGCTCGACTGTGCCGATCGGCGGATTGCGACCTATTCCGGGGGGATGAAGCGTCGCGCCAATCTGGCGGTGGGGATCCTCCATCAACCGGACATCCTCTTTCTGGATGAACCGACCGTCGGCATCGATGCCCAGTCACGCAACCTGATTCTGGAACGCCTCGCCGAACTGAATCGCGCCGGAATGACACTTCTCTACACGACGCACTACATGGAAGAGGCCCAGCAGCTCTGTGATCAAATCGCGATTATTGACGCTGGGAGAATTATCGCCAGCGGTGCCCCGGCGCAACTGGTGGCGGCCGCGGACGACTGTGCCAACCTTGAAGACCTGTTCCTGGCCCTGACCGGGAAACAGTTGCGCGACTGA
- a CDS encoding lipid biosynthesis B12-binding/radical SAM protein, with product MSKVFLLSTNYTTEPYPVYPLGMAIIAGALEAGGHQTRQCDFLVAGKSCAAVVAAVTEFQPDVIGLSLRNIDNVDSFSQQTAWYLAQAKELVDAIRSCSSAPMIVGGAAFTIMPEEILAYLGCEHGVVGEGEGLICGLVDGLVAGKPMPRMSNGEATPLTGAEIGSPLYVKEFVDFYLAESGQINAQSKRGCPHRCVYCTYPGIEGNRFRPLDPLRAVDEIARAQRNFGIHSFFFTDSVFNDEQGHYLRFVEELERRNLGITWTGFFRPKGVGREELRLMKRAGLTALELGTDAASDTTLAGLKKDFTIADVLAVNAACVAEQLPAAHYIMFGGPDESEETVREGLRNVEQINCSVVFAFSGIRILSGTELHGRAIADGVISAECELLMPAYYFSPLIEPQSMNAQILATFNKRREWIFPPSEGQAKLEVMRRFGFRGLLWDRLVSFEAKRRALKKG from the coding sequence ATGAGTAAAGTCTTTCTCCTCTCGACTAACTACACGACTGAACCGTACCCGGTTTATCCCCTCGGCATGGCGATCATTGCCGGGGCGCTCGAAGCGGGCGGGCACCAGACGCGGCAATGCGATTTTCTTGTTGCCGGGAAATCGTGCGCGGCGGTTGTCGCGGCGGTGACTGAATTTCAGCCGGATGTCATCGGTTTGTCGTTACGCAATATCGATAATGTTGATTCATTTTCGCAACAGACCGCCTGGTATCTGGCGCAGGCGAAGGAACTGGTCGATGCCATTCGCTCGTGCAGTTCGGCACCGATGATTGTCGGCGGCGCGGCGTTTACAATTATGCCGGAGGAGATTCTCGCTTACCTTGGGTGTGAGCATGGCGTGGTCGGTGAGGGAGAAGGATTGATTTGTGGATTAGTTGACGGCCTCGTTGCCGGGAAGCCCATGCCGCGCATGAGCAATGGCGAAGCAACCCCGCTGACCGGGGCGGAGATCGGTTCGCCGTTGTACGTCAAAGAGTTTGTCGATTTTTATCTGGCCGAAAGTGGTCAGATCAACGCGCAGTCCAAACGCGGTTGTCCGCATCGCTGTGTTTATTGCACCTATCCCGGCATTGAGGGGAATCGCTTTCGTCCCCTCGACCCGCTACGGGCGGTTGATGAAATTGCCCGGGCGCAGCGCAATTTCGGTATCCACAGCTTCTTTTTTACCGATTCGGTTTTCAACGATGAGCAGGGGCACTACCTGCGTTTCGTCGAGGAGCTGGAAAGGCGCAACCTCGGCATCACCTGGACCGGATTCTTTCGCCCTAAAGGGGTGGGCCGCGAAGAGTTGCGGCTGATGAAGCGTGCGGGGCTGACCGCGCTGGAACTGGGCACCGATGCCGCCAGCGACACGACGCTGGCCGGATTGAAAAAAGATTTTACGATAGCCGATGTATTGGCGGTCAACGCTGCCTGTGTTGCCGAGCAGCTTCCGGCGGCCCACTACATCATGTTTGGCGGTCCGGACGAGAGTGAAGAAACGGTGCGCGAAGGGCTGCGCAATGTCGAGCAGATCAATTGCAGCGTGGTCTTTGCCTTCTCCGGGATTCGCATCCTGAGCGGTACCGAGCTGCACGGACGGGCGATTGCGGACGGGGTGATCAGTGCCGAGTGCGAGCTGCTGATGCCCGCGTACTATTTTTCACCGCTGATCGAGCCGCAGTCGATGAATGCGCAGATTCTGGCAACGTTCAACAAACGGCGCGAGTGGATTTTCCCCCCCTCGGAGGGGCAGGCGAAGCTGGAAGTGATGCGTCGTTTCGGTTTCCGCGGCTTGTTATGGGATCGGCTGGTGTCGTTTGAAGCGAAGCGACGGGCGCTGAAAAAAGGCTGA
- a CDS encoding DUF2062 domain-containing protein: protein MTSERPNFLIVIPLYNHADTVRSVVEKALNMHDQVLVVDDGSSDAGAAALDGLKLRVLRHPENRGKGAAVQTALHEAEKLGFSHIVIIDADGQHDPADLPQFVAAMAADPTAIVVGKRDFNQASIPASSRFGRNFSNFWLRVQTGKMLGDTQSGFRAYPVKIVRGLKLQEARYTFEIEVLVRAAWAGVALRDVDISVYYPPQAERVSHFRGFMDNFRLTLLNTRLTLRSITPWPHRKVVASGEVEQKVTILHPLRSVRALLTENVTPGQLAAAGAVGVFIGALPILAAHTVTILLVAGFFRLNKVAAIGASQLCMPPLVPGLCIEVGYFFRNGQFLTEISIETLGYQALDRLYEWLIGSLTLGPLLAGIVALIIYLVATTLRRDMGRAERARV, encoded by the coding sequence ATGACGTCGGAGCGCCCCAATTTCCTGATTGTGATCCCGCTCTACAATCATGCCGATACGGTTCGCTCGGTGGTGGAAAAAGCCTTGAACATGCATGATCAGGTGCTGGTGGTTGATGATGGCAGCAGCGACGCCGGGGCGGCGGCCCTTGACGGACTCAAGCTGCGCGTGTTGCGGCATCCCGAAAACCGGGGCAAGGGGGCGGCGGTACAGACCGCCTTGCACGAAGCGGAAAAACTTGGTTTCAGCCATATTGTGATTATCGACGCCGACGGTCAGCATGACCCGGCCGATCTGCCGCAATTTGTTGCCGCCATGGCGGCTGACCCGACGGCGATTGTAGTCGGTAAACGTGATTTCAATCAGGCGAGTATCCCCGCATCATCACGTTTCGGGCGCAACTTTTCCAACTTCTGGTTGCGGGTGCAGACCGGCAAGATGCTGGGCGACACCCAGAGTGGTTTTCGCGCCTATCCGGTAAAGATCGTGCGGGGGCTGAAATTGCAGGAAGCGCGTTACACATTCGAGATCGAGGTGCTGGTGCGGGCGGCCTGGGCCGGAGTGGCGCTGCGCGATGTTGATATCAGCGTCTATTACCCGCCACAGGCTGAGCGTGTCTCGCATTTCCGTGGCTTTATGGATAACTTTCGCCTGACCTTGCTCAATACCCGCCTGACCCTGCGGTCGATCACCCCCTGGCCGCACCGCAAGGTGGTGGCGAGTGGCGAGGTGGAACAGAAGGTGACAATCCTGCATCCGCTGCGCTCGGTGCGGGCTCTTCTGACCGAAAATGTGACGCCGGGGCAGCTGGCGGCGGCCGGTGCCGTCGGGGTCTTTATCGGCGCACTGCCGATTCTGGCCGCGCATACCGTGACGATCTTGCTGGTCGCCGGGTTTTTTCGCCTCAACAAGGTGGCGGCCATCGGCGCCAGCCAGTTATGCATGCCGCCGCTGGTGCCGGGGCTCTGTATTGAAGTCGGTTACTTTTTCCGCAACGGTCAATTTTTAACTGAAATATCGATCGAAACCCTCGGCTATCAGGCGCTTGATCGACTCTATGAATGGCTGATCGGTTCATTGACCCTCGGCCCGCTACTGGCCGGGATAGTCGCGCTGATTATCTATCTGGTGGCGACTACCCTCCGTCGCGACATGGGAAGGGCCGAACGTGCCAGAGTGTGA
- a CDS encoding lysophospholipid acyltransferase family protein translates to MPECDERSRSAERQKWTSRSIGASWQHQSFYLLIRLGGRRAAYLLLYLVVFYYVLLPAVRRKCHYYLARRFPQAGVWGRFKNSYLMTLDLGKVLVDRALVGILGADEITVELHGKEELLELLAERKGLILVNAHVGCWQVAMSALGFMKTPVNLLMQREAGDIDRHYFEHAGIECPYRIIDPRGYLGGALEMIEVLKRGEVLSVMGDRMLGDDRNGVDVEFMGGTVTLPFSAYKLASATGAPIVALFSYKTGADSYALKLYRTIRVPGGLGRGNAVFVPYVREFSATLEEFCAEHPFQFFNFFDMWQNSAVSSAVGRD, encoded by the coding sequence GTGCCAGAGTGTGACGAAAGATCACGTTCCGCCGAGCGCCAGAAGTGGACCAGCCGGAGTATCGGGGCGTCATGGCAGCATCAGTCATTTTATCTGCTGATCCGCCTCGGGGGCCGCCGGGCCGCCTATCTGCTCCTGTATCTGGTGGTTTTCTATTACGTGTTGCTGCCAGCGGTACGGCGCAAGTGTCACTATTACCTTGCGCGGCGCTTCCCCCAGGCCGGTGTCTGGGGGCGCTTCAAAAACAGCTACTTGATGACCCTCGATCTGGGGAAAGTGCTGGTTGACCGGGCACTGGTCGGGATCCTCGGCGCGGACGAGATCACGGTTGAACTGCACGGCAAGGAGGAACTGCTGGAGCTGTTGGCGGAGCGCAAGGGTCTGATTCTGGTCAACGCCCATGTCGGCTGCTGGCAGGTGGCGATGTCGGCCCTCGGGTTCATGAAAACCCCGGTCAATCTGCTGATGCAGCGTGAGGCCGGGGATATCGACCGGCACTACTTCGAGCATGCCGGGATCGAATGCCCTTACCGGATCATCGACCCGCGTGGCTACCTTGGCGGGGCGCTGGAAATGATCGAAGTGCTCAAGCGCGGCGAGGTGCTGTCGGTGATGGGTGACCGGATGCTGGGCGATGATCGTAACGGCGTGGACGTGGAATTTATGGGCGGGACCGTGACTTTGCCGTTCAGTGCCTATAAGCTGGCATCGGCCACCGGGGCGCCGATCGTCGCGCTCTTCTCGTACAAGACCGGGGCGGACAGTTATGCGCTCAAGCTCTATCGGACGATCCGGGTGCCGGGTGGTCTGGGGCGGGGGAACGCGGTGTTTGTTCCCTATGTGCGTGAATTTTCGGCGACGCTGGAAGAATTTTGTGCGGAACATCCGTTTCAGTTTTTTAATTTTTTCGATATGTGGCAGAATAGCGCGGTTTCGTCCGCCGTCGGGCGTGACTGA
- a CDS encoding acyloxyacyl hydrolase: MRGVLLILAILGPLLFARPLSAQDDAAALEPTRYGVALLVGSAYDPHRIGLALVQGQLLLDYDRIAWHAAPQALRLKFEVNAGLTTDGRDRGLLAVNMLALRYLDGLQAGQWTPYIEAGVGVIYTDFQVKGQGLRINFNPQAGAGVAYLLAGGEAVTMALRLHHISNGDTYKDNRGVNSALLMIGYLF, from the coding sequence ATGCGTGGTGTTCTGCTTATCCTTGCGATTCTGGGGCCGCTCCTTTTTGCCCGGCCACTCTCTGCGCAGGACGATGCCGCTGCTCTGGAACCCACGCGTTACGGGGTGGCGTTACTGGTCGGCTCCGCCTACGACCCGCACCGCATCGGGCTGGCGCTGGTGCAGGGGCAATTGCTGCTCGATTATGACCGCATTGCCTGGCACGCTGCTCCGCAAGCGCTGCGGCTCAAGTTTGAAGTCAATGCCGGACTGACCACCGATGGCCGCGATCGGGGACTCCTGGCGGTCAATATGTTGGCGCTACGTTACCTCGATGGTTTACAGGCTGGCCAATGGACCCCCTATATTGAAGCCGGTGTGGGGGTGATCTATACCGATTTCCAGGTAAAGGGGCAGGGGTTGCGGATCAATTTTAACCCCCAGGCGGGCGCCGGGGTTGCATACCTCCTGGCGGGCGGAGAAGCGGTAACGATGGCGTTGCGGCTGCATCATATTTCCAACGGTGATACCTACAAAGATAATCGTGGCGTCAATTCGGCGTTGCTGATGATCGGATATCTGTTCTAG
- a CDS encoding BtrH N-terminal domain-containing protein — translation MNIDFPHRQFAHCESGVTANLLNFHGLPCSEALVFGIGAGLFFGYVPFIKLNFLPLTTFRTGPGSIFKKATRRLGIEVGKQTFRNPLAAENEVDRLLAAGCPVGAQTGVFWLPYFPPAFRFHFNGHNLVIFGKEGDDYLISDPIFEQPVRCPAADLRKARFAKGALAPRGKIYYIEKMPQQFDLPHAVEAGIRDVCRVMLKTPVPLAGVRGIRLLARQMVKWPAKLGEKKTILQLGHIIRMQEEIGTGGGGFRFIYAAFLQEAAGVLENDKLVTLSQRCTEVGDLWRDFALIASRVCKGRAAVQASFDDLAKLLHQCASQEERLFNALQAALGR, via the coding sequence GTGAACATAGATTTTCCTCATCGTCAATTTGCCCATTGTGAAAGCGGCGTGACCGCCAACCTGCTCAATTTTCATGGTTTGCCCTGTTCTGAAGCACTGGTTTTCGGCATTGGCGCGGGGCTGTTCTTCGGTTATGTGCCCTTTATCAAACTTAACTTTCTGCCGTTGACCACCTTTCGTACCGGGCCGGGGAGCATTTTTAAAAAAGCGACCAGGCGGCTTGGCATCGAGGTGGGAAAACAGACGTTCAGAAATCCGCTCGCCGCAGAAAATGAAGTGGATCGTCTGCTGGCCGCAGGCTGTCCGGTCGGCGCTCAGACCGGGGTTTTTTGGCTACCGTACTTCCCTCCCGCGTTTCGCTTTCATTTTAACGGGCACAATCTGGTCATCTTCGGCAAGGAGGGGGATGACTATCTGATCAGCGACCCGATCTTTGAACAGCCGGTGCGTTGTCCGGCCGCCGATCTGCGCAAGGCGCGCTTTGCCAAGGGGGCGTTGGCACCCAGGGGGAAAATCTACTACATCGAAAAGATGCCGCAGCAGTTTGATCTGCCGCATGCGGTCGAGGCCGGTATCCGGGATGTGTGCCGGGTGATGCTGAAGACCCCGGTGCCGTTGGCGGGGGTACGCGGTATTCGCCTGCTGGCGCGGCAGATGGTCAAGTGGCCCGCCAAACTCGGCGAGAAAAAGACCATCCTCCAGCTCGGTCATATCATCCGCATGCAGGAAGAGATCGGCACCGGCGGTGGCGGTTTTCGCTTTATCTACGCGGCGTTCTTGCAGGAGGCCGCCGGGGTGCTGGAGAACGATAAACTGGTGACGTTGTCGCAGCGTTGCACCGAGGTTGGTGATCTGTGGCGCGATTTTGCCCTGATCGCCTCGCGCGTCTGCAAGGGGCGGGCGGCGGTGCAGGCTTCCTTCGATGATCTGGCGAAATTGCTGCATCAGTGTGCCAGCCAGGAGGAACGCCTTTTTAACGCCCTCCAGGCGGCGCTTGGCCGCTAA
- a CDS encoding acyl carrier protein has translation MSVKEKLKRVLIEDLNLEDVEPDEIDDDMALFGEGLGLDSLDAVELVVIVQKHFGVEIKDMEEGRPALQTINTLAKYIEQRLAG, from the coding sequence ATGAGTGTGAAAGAAAAACTCAAACGAGTTTTGATCGAAGATCTTAACCTGGAAGATGTGGAACCAGACGAAATCGATGATGATATGGCGCTCTTCGGCGAGGGGCTGGGGCTGGATTCCCTCGACGCGGTGGAACTGGTGGTGATCGTGCAGAAGCATTTCGGAGTGGAAATCAAGGACATGGAAGAAGGGCGTCCGGCGTTGCAGACGATCAACACCCTGGCAAAATATATCGAGCAGCGGCTGGCGGGATGA
- a CDS encoding beta-ketoacyl-[acyl-carrier-protein] synthase family protein: protein MIKTAPIAITGLGCLCAAGMNLAECLESMFRSERNPHAPVRFSTDHPVSYPVLELREDFKLPLDDQQTIYARTSQLALAATLEALTDAGWDVASLRGKRVGVCIGTTVGCALNCDDFYRAYKDGDDPEMAAIERYLRSNPAAVIARQLKLDGPNQTVVNACSSGTDAIGLGASWLRAGACDIVIAGGADELSRVTYAGFSSLMITDTEPCKPFDVKRKGLNLGEGAGILILENESVRGTKAARGYVLGYGSACDAYHLTAPRPDGAGLKQAMQEAFTAAGVTPDQIAFVNAHGTGTPDNDRVESRVLSEVLPGTPFVSTKGYTGHTLGAAGGIEAVFTVACLQRGEIPANIGFVDADPELPGTPVTENTRIEGTVALSESLAFGGNNAVVILGKGAA, encoded by the coding sequence ATGATTAAAACCGCGCCGATCGCCATAACCGGTCTCGGCTGTCTCTGTGCGGCGGGAATGAATCTCGCCGAATGTCTGGAGAGCATGTTCCGCAGTGAACGCAATCCGCATGCGCCGGTGCGTTTTTCGACCGATCATCCGGTCAGCTATCCGGTGCTGGAGTTGCGCGAGGATTTCAAACTTCCGCTCGATGATCAGCAGACGATCTACGCTCGCACCAGTCAACTGGCGCTGGCGGCGACGTTGGAAGCGTTGACCGATGCTGGCTGGGATGTCGCGAGTCTGCGCGGCAAGCGGGTCGGGGTGTGCATCGGCACCACTGTTGGTTGCGCGTTGAATTGTGACGATTTCTATCGGGCCTATAAAGATGGTGATGACCCCGAAATGGCGGCCATCGAGCGTTACCTGCGCAGCAACCCGGCGGCAGTCATTGCCCGGCAACTGAAACTGGACGGACCGAATCAGACTGTCGTCAACGCCTGCTCCTCCGGCACCGACGCCATCGGCCTGGGGGCGTCGTGGCTGCGCGCCGGGGCGTGCGATATCGTTATCGCCGGTGGCGCGGATGAACTGTCGCGAGTGACCTACGCTGGCTTCAGTTCCTTGATGATTACCGACACCGAGCCGTGCAAACCGTTTGACGTTAAACGTAAAGGACTGAATCTTGGCGAAGGGGCCGGTATTCTGATTCTCGAAAATGAATCGGTACGTGGCACCAAGGCGGCCCGTGGTTATGTACTCGGTTATGGTTCGGCCTGCGACGCCTATCACCTGACCGCGCCGCGACCCGATGGTGCCGGTCTTAAACAGGCGATGCAGGAGGCGTTTACCGCCGCCGGGGTGACTCCCGACCAGATCGCCTTCGTCAATGCCCACGGCACCGGCACCCCGGATAACGATCGGGTCGAAAGCCGGGTGTTGAGCGAGGTGCTGCCAGGGACACCGTTTGTTTCAACCAAAGGTTATACCGGTCATACCCTCGGCGCGGCCGGGGGGATCGAAGCGGTCTTTACCGTGGCCTGTTTGCAGCGCGGTGAAATTCCGGCCAATATCGGCTTTGTCGATGCCGATCCGGAGCTGCCGGGAACCCCGGTCACCGAAAACACCCGGATTGAGGGAACGGTTGCGCTGTCAGAGTCACTCGCCTTCGGCGGCAACAACGCCGTGGTGATTCTCGGTAAAGGAGCTGCATGA